In Nocardia sputorum, a single genomic region encodes these proteins:
- the soxR gene encoding redox-sensitive transcriptional activator SoxR: MSTAADWRAKELTPGQLSERSGVAVSALHFYEREGLITSRRTSGNQRRYARETLRRVAFIRISQRVGIPLSEIRNALDQLPEGRTPTRRDWESLSTTWRADLDDRITQLIRLRDSLTGCIGCGCLSLGTCRLVNEHDRLGADGPGARVLDVQLNCPSKPAAC, from the coding sequence ATGTCGACAGCAGCCGATTGGCGGGCGAAGGAGCTGACCCCGGGGCAGCTCTCCGAGCGTAGTGGAGTCGCGGTCTCCGCGTTGCACTTCTACGAACGCGAAGGGCTCATCACGAGCAGACGCACCAGCGGGAACCAGCGCAGATACGCCCGCGAGACCTTGCGCCGCGTGGCGTTCATCCGCATCTCCCAGCGCGTCGGCATACCACTGAGCGAGATCCGCAACGCCCTCGATCAATTGCCCGAAGGGCGCACCCCCACCCGGCGCGACTGGGAGAGCCTGTCCACCACGTGGCGCGCCGACCTCGACGACCGGATCACCCAGCTGATCCGGTTGCGCGACAGCCTCACCGGCTGCATCGGCTGCGGCTGCCTGTCGCTGGGCACCTGTCGTCTGGTCAACGAGCACGACCGGCTCGGCGCCGACGGTCCCGGCGCCCGCGTGCTCGACGTGCAGCTCAATTGCCCGTCGAAGCCAGCAGCCTGCTGA